A DNA window from Hordeum vulgare subsp. vulgare chromosome 1H, MorexV3_pseudomolecules_assembly, whole genome shotgun sequence contains the following coding sequences:
- the LOC123448494 gene encoding protein MLN51 homolog — MADREGEKADAVRQGAEDQQQEEEYESDLDDAPLPAMRRRAAASDEEEEEDEEADGGLPLPRRGAGSGAESDGQGAAEEYGEEYDEEYEEYEEVYEDFEQGRGGAAAQAVAAPREAAEGADEDGEAGKEAAAAGEEGEEGKKESEPYAVPTAGAFYMHDDRFQESRGGRGRGRRTLSNRNLWNPKEEEAWVHDRFDEMHPRGYHNGNMRNPRGRSGGRVGGPGGRTRGVSRGNFRGNRSRAHNHDGNQNYSYVPKGSHVSLDNTKNAGPVLRDHRKNRAPKSSHAHNDDVDNLDVVPKESHTDYDGSRSRKATPSVVRGRGSRRYQPRRSTTEISSEQNDKSQKPENASSNANLVKHQPQNSNSRPEQGFPNKQSFASNLNSASPPFYPSRPSHQEQLIGQRGNAQPSTTSRPFSPPTGMEHVSPTPQNAPLLRGKAFVPKGTNMQSSPSTSSNTQSTLRMPTQMLGAQFGSSGRMPSFTQPTPTVLTEDAGVSSPRGSNKAVTRLPLKGQPGDLGEERASSFPYGGSHVLGATGGLSLGDKGFHGTPALFPVMQFGGQHPGVPGVPSIGMALPGFVSQQQLGVSNSEMAWLPILSGSAGGLGATYGSPYFAMDGSYYPRASEQASSSVNSREPSASNAPSQLKPPEITEVVNDEPSQRQNKPRRYSQMNLGQ; from the exons ATGGCCGACAGGGAGGGGGAGAAGGCGGATGCCGTGCGTCAGGGGGCAGAGGaccagcagcaggaggaggagtacGAGAGCGACCTCGACGACGCGCCCCTCCCGGCGATGAGGCGCCGGGCCGCGGCGAgcgacgaggaagaggaggaggacgaggaggcggACGGCGGGTTGCCCTTGCCGCGGAGAGGGGCCGGATCCGGCGCGGAGTCCGACGGGCAGGGCGCCGCCGAGGAGTACGGCGAGGAGTACGACGAGGAGTATGAGGAGTACGAGGAGGTGTACGAGGATTTCGAGCAGGGGCGTGGTGGGGCGGCCGCCCAGGCCGTTGCCGCGCCGAGAGAGGCGGCGGAGGGGGCCGACGAGGATGGGGAAGCAGGGAAGGAGGCGGCCGcggcgggagaggagggggaggaggggaagaaggagagcGAGCCCTACGCCGTGCCGACGGCCGGCGCCTTCTACATGCACGACGACCGCTTCCAGGAGTCCCGCGGCGGCCGTGGCCGCGGAAG GAGAACACTGAGTAATAGGAACTTGTGGAACCCTAAAGAGGAGGAAGCTTGGGTCCATGACAGATTTGATGAGATGCATCCACGTGGTTATCATAATGGCAAT ATGAGAAATCCGAGGGGCCGCTCTGGAGGGCGTGTTGGTGGACCTGGCGGTAGGACTCGTGGTGTTAGCCGTGGTAATTTCAGAGGCAACAGGTCTCGAGCTCACAATCATGATGGTAACCAGAACTACAGCTATGTTCCAAAGGGATCTCATGTTTCCCTTGATAATACAAAAAATGCTGGACCAGTCCTGCGTGATCACAGGAAGAATAGAGCCCCTAAATCGTCTCATGCTCACAATGATGATGTTGATAACTTAGATGTGGTTCCAAAAGAATCTCACACTGACTATGACGGTTCCAGAAGTCGCAAGGCCACACCAAGCGTAGTTCGTGGCAGAGGCTCTAGGCGTTACCAACCACGTCGCAGTACGACCGAGATATCTTCAGAGCAAAATGATAA ATCACAGAAACCTGAAAATGCTTCATCAAATGCAAATTTGGTGAAGCACCAACCTCAGAATTCAAATTCTCGGcctgagcaaggttttcctaaTAAGCAATCCTTTGCATCAAACTTGAATTCAGCCTCGCCACCATTTTACCCATCAAGGCCATCCCACCAGGAACAACTGATTGGTCAAAGGGGGAATGCACAACCTAGTACAACTAGTAGGCCCTTCTCACCTCCCACTGGTATGGAACATGTTTCTCCAACCCCACAAAATGCCCCCCTGTTGAGAGGGAAGGCTTTCGTACCGAAGGGCACAAATAtgcagtcatctccatcaacatcatcaAATACCCAATCCACACTAAGGATGCCAACCCAGATGTTGGGTGCACAATTTGGTAGTAGTGGTCGAATGCCATCTTTCACACAACCCACGCCTACAGTTTTAACTGAAGACGCTGGTGTTTCTTCACCTCGTGGATCAAACAAAGCTGTTACTCGACTGCCGTTGAAGGGGCAACCTGGTGACCTGGGAGAAGAGCGTGCTTCTTCTTTTCCTTATGGTGGAAGTCATGTTCTCGGAGCTACAGGAGGCCTTTCACTTGGTGACAAAGGTTTCCATGGCACCCCAGCACTCTTCCCAG TTATGCAGTTTGGAGGCCAGCATCCAGGTGTGCCTGGTGTTCCTTCAATCGGTATGGCTTTACCAGGATTTGTGTCTCAGCAACAACTTGGTGTCAGCAATTCTGAGATGGCTTG GTTGCCAATATTGTCTGGTTCCGCTGGAGGTTTAGGAGCAACTTATGGCTCACCTTATTTTGCCATGGATGGCAGCTATTATCCCCGAGCTTCTGAGCAGGCATCTTCTTCAGTTAATTCTAG AGAACCTAGTGCAAGTAATGCGCCCTCGCAGTTGAAGCCCCCAGAAATAACAG AAGTTGTAAATGATGAGCCTAGTCAACGCCAAAATAAACCTCGACG ATACTCGCAGATGAACCTTGGCCAATGA
- the LOC123448503 gene encoding protein SODIUM POTASSIUM ROOT DEFECTIVE 2-like — MAMKRRLWRRMGGSVLGCFAACVGAGAGAGCGCLCARALEEVVEERKALVSGSSQVVRLTDLLVGKGSSSSSSTTLGFHLQPKTVELRVSMHCYGCAKKVHKHISKMEGVTWFEVDLERKKVVVTGDVTPLEVLQSVSKVKLAQLWMPPQPC; from the exons ATGGCGATGAAGCGGCGGCTATGGCGCCGCATGGGCGGCAGCGTGCTGGGCTGCTTCGCCGCGTGCgtgggcgccggcgccggcgccgggtgCGGCTGCCTGTGCGCGCGCGCgctggaggaggtggtggaggagaggaAGGCCCTGGTGAGTGGGAGTAGCCAGGTGGTGAGGCTCACCGACCTCCTCGTCGGCAAgggctcgtcgtcgtcgtcgtccaccACGCTGGGTTTCCATCTGCAGCCCAAG ACCGTGGAGCTGAGGGTGTCCATGCACTGCTACGGCTGCGCCAAGAAAGTCCACAAGCACATCTCCAAGATGGAAG GGGTGACTTGGTTCGAGGTGGATCTGGAGCGCAAGAAGGTGGTGGTGACCGGCGACGTGACGCCGCTGGAGGTGCTGCAGAGCGTCTCCAAGGTCAAGCTCGCACAACTCTGGATGCCACCACAACCATGCTAA